TTTCGCGTATTCTTCTTTGGTCAACGCCAGGATCGAGCCTCCCAGCCCTGCTCCCGTCAAACCCGCTCCCGCCACTCCTTCCAGCTCGCGGCAGCGATCCACCATCCGATCCAATTCGGGGATGCTGCAACGATAGCCTCCCGGCCGATAGGCGGCGGCCTGGCGGAAATCATCCAGCGAACGCCGGGCGCTTTCCGCCCATTCGTCGATTCGTTCGTCCCCCGCATCGAAGCGATAAGGCCGCGAAATGCCGTTCTTCCAAACCGATACGCGGTCGCCGTCGTGGGAGATATACATCAATTCGCCCGCTTCGCCGATCTTCCCCTCGCGCAAGAGTTGCGGAAAGCGCTTGGCGCGGTCGCATTCCGCAATGCCGAATAATAGAACTTCGCGCAACGGCAAATCTTCCGTCTCTCCATAGAGATTGAATATGCGATCGAAATCCTCTTCCAGAGCGGGATAAGATTTTAAGAGTTGATTCCGGCTGGCTTTGAGAGGAATCTCTTTGAGGGCTTGGTAAATCTCCTCCCATCCGGCATCCAACGCTTCAGGCGAGATATCGCGCAAATAATGAAGACGTTCCCGCCAGGCGGGATGTTGTTCCCGGAAAAGCAGAAAGGCGATTTCGTAGGCGGCAATGCGGGCGTTGAAAGTTTTACGCGCGCCGGACGCCTTGGCCGCCTCTTTGCCGCAATGGGCTAAAATGACATTATATCCTTCCGGAAATGGATAATGCTGGCAGGTCAATGGCATAAAACCAGTATGAGCGACGCAGTTTCTTTCCCCCAAAAGCATGGCGGAATGATCTCCCGCCCCGCCCCGCGTCCCCACGTACCATTCCCCGCTTCCACAGATATCCACCAACTCGGCGTTGGATAGAGTAAGCCGGTTTGCCTGCTGAAGAGCCATCGTTATCCCTACGACGAGGCTCGATGAGGAGGATAAGCCCGAGCCGGGAGGTATATCTCCTCCGATCGTCGCATCGATGCCCCGCAAGGACATATCGGCGAAGCGATCTTGGAGTTTTAACGCGCCCGCCTTGAGGTAGTTGCCCCAATCCCCGCGCGTAAGAGAAGCCGATTGCAGGAATTGCAGCCAGTTTCCCCGCTGCTCCGGTGGAATTTCTTGCCCCATCGAAAAAGCGACGTCATGGTAATGCGGATCGATGTTATTCGCTGAGATTCGGTCCTCTTGCCTTGGCGAAAAACAAAAAAAAGTCTCTCTGGCGATGGGGACGTAATTGCACCATCCTCCCCGGTGATCGATATGCACCCCCATAAGATTGATGCGGGCGGGAACGCGCAGAAGATATAATTCCTTTTTATCAGGATAGGTTTGGCGAAAAAAGGAGACCGTCTTCCCCAATAAAGAGGCGCGGCGGCTGACAAGCGAAAAATCGCTTCCATAATGGGGGAATAGAATTTTTCTTCCGGATTCGTTTTGAAGCGCAGAAATTATTACATCAATTTTTTGAGGAGTGATCGCCATGATGTTTTTTCTCGTATCAATTTGATATCATTGGTGATAGCTATACATATCCCTGATTTCTGAAGGTATGGCGGCATGGATTATTTACCCCAAAAACTTGACGCCCTAATTTTAGCCTTACTATAATTGTATTATGTACGAGTATCAATAAACCGAAAACGAACAGGAGAGAAGAAATGAAATTAGCGCCGGTTATTTTAGCGTTTTTCTTATTATTCGTTTCGCCCATCGCTTTTTCTCAAGATAACGCGAGCGCAAATAATGAAGCGGCTGGCGCCCAGGATGCAACGAATGCGCCGGATGCCGCCAGCGCCACGGTTACGGCGGAAGAAACGGATGCAGCGGCGAATGCAGACGCTTCGACGAACGTTTTGCCTCCCGCCGCTCCGGCTGGGGAAGCGTCAACGAGCGCATCCAGCGGCGGCGGCAGCTTCGATACGAATATGGCCCAAGCCAATCAAGCCTTTTTGGCATTGCGCAACCGTCAAATTCAAATGGCGCTTCAGGGCTACAAACAAGCTGCGGCTTCCAATAGCGAATATAAGAAAATGGAAGATTTTTGTCAAAATATCCTTGATCGCATCAAAGAATTGGAGACGGAATGGCGGGATATTTTTGGAAAAGCCCAGTCGCCGCAATTTCGTTCCGAAAAACTTACGAGAGACGAGATCGACCGCATGATCGATTTTCAATACCGCCAACAACTCGCCGGGCAGGCGCTGGGAGATATGGGTATTATCGCATTAATTCCGGTAGCCGATCTGGGGCTTGATTTCGAAGGCGCGGAAAACACGACCTTGGCGGAATACGTCGGATGGACGAGGCCGAAATCAATCAATGAGCGAATTTGGCAAAGAGTGCGGACGCGCACGTTGGAAAGGCAACTCGTTTTCGCCAAACAGGAAATCTATATGCAGCAACGCCAGGAACGCTTGCAGCGAGTGGAAGATTACCGACGCCGGCGTCTTGATCGGCAATCCGCCGCTGGCGGATTCGGCGGCTTCCAAGGCGGCGGCATGGGCGGCAGCTTCGGCGGCATGGGCGGCGGCATGGGCGGCGGCATGATGGGCGGCTTTGGCGGCGGCATGATGGGCGGGGGCATGATGGGCGGTTTCTGATTCCGCCAACGATTGCCTAGTGATTTTAGAATTGACCGAGAGAGCGGAAAAAAAATTCCGCTCTCTTTTATTTCTCTTGCTTGTTTAGGAATGACATGGATTGTCAAGAATCATGTTCCG
This window of the Candidatus Omnitrophota bacterium genome carries:
- a CDS encoding galactokinase family protein, giving the protein MAITPQKIDVIISALQNESGRKILFPHYGSDFSLVSRRASLLGKTVSFFRQTYPDKKELYLLRVPARINLMGVHIDHRGGWCNYVPIARETFFCFSPRQEDRISANNIDPHYHDVAFSMGQEIPPEQRGNWLQFLQSASLTRGDWGNYLKAGALKLQDRFADMSLRGIDATIGGDIPPGSGLSSSSSLVVGITMALQQANRLTLSNAELVDICGSGEWYVGTRGGAGDHSAMLLGERNCVAHTGFMPLTCQHYPFPEGYNVILAHCGKEAAKASGARKTFNARIAAYEIAFLLFREQHPAWRERLHYLRDISPEALDAGWEEIYQALKEIPLKASRNQLLKSYPALEEDFDRIFNLYGETEDLPLREVLLFGIAECDRAKRFPQLLREGKIGEAGELMYISHDGDRVSVWKNGISRPYRFDAGDERIDEWAESARRSLDDFRQAAAYRPGGYRCSIPELDRMVDRCRELEGVAGAGLTGAGLGGSILALTKEEYAKKTAEELKALIASWTEGEPLVEICQPAAGAGYIEIP